From the Cryptomeria japonica chromosome 2, Sugi_1.0, whole genome shotgun sequence genome, one window contains:
- the LOC131031600 gene encoding allene oxide cyclase, chloroplastic, translating to MVMAATSLTAVRSSTRVSKLLFSSPAGLSSFSRHEKSMEVKRGDSLGLLKSENLGQRVYPVTRRKLHSSAQASASEPPKKSVQELYVYEINHLDRSSPAYLRLSQKPVNHLGDLVPFSNTLYSGCLQKRVGITAGICVLIQNFPDKQGDRYEAIYSFYFGDYGHISVQGAYLTYAESYLAITGGSGIFNGVRGQVKLNQIVFPFKLFYTFYLEGIPKLPDDLLGEPVAPAPDVEPAPAARAVEPHACVPSFTV from the exons ATGGTCATGGCTGCAACTTCTCTTACAGCAGTGCGAAGCAGCACCAGGGTTTCAAAATTGCTTTTCTCGAGCCCTGCTGGGCTTTCATCGTTCTCCCGACATGAAAAGTCTATGGAAGTGAAGCGTGGGGATTCCTTGGGGCTGTTAAAGTCTGAAAATTTGGGGCAACGCGTATATCCTGTCACTCGCAGGAAATTGCACAGCTCAGCGCAAGCATCGGCATCAGAACCGCCTAAAA AATCAGTTCAGGAGCTTTATGTCTACGAGATCAATCACTTGGACAGATCCAGCCCTGCTTACCTTCGTCTCAGTCAAAAGCCTGTCAATCATCTGGGGGATTTGGTGCCATTCAGCAATACG CTTTACAGTGGTTGCCTGCAGAAGCGTGTAGGTATCACAGCCGGGATCTGTGTTCTAATCCAGAACTTCCCTGACAAACAGGGAGATCGATATGAAGCAATCTACAGCTTTTACTTCGGAGATTACGGCCACATAAGTGTGCAG GGGGCTTATCTGACATACGCGGAATCTTACCTTGCAATTACTGGTGGGAGTGGGATCTTCAATGGAGTGAGGGGTCAGGTGAAGCTGAATCAGATCGTCTTTCCATTCAAGCTCTTCTACACTTTTTACTTGGAAGGAATCCCAAAATTGCCTGATGATCTGCTGGGAGAGCCGGTGGCCCCTGCCCCAGATGTAGAGCCCGCACCCGCTGCCAGGGCTGTGGAACCCCATGCCTGTGTGCCATCTTTTACAGTATGA